A stretch of Cheilinus undulatus linkage group 20, ASM1832078v1, whole genome shotgun sequence DNA encodes these proteins:
- the polr3e gene encoding DNA-directed RNA polymerase III subunit RPC5, which translates to MASGDDDDPIIEEIDVYLAKSLAEKLYLFQYPVRPSTMTYDDVNHLAARIKPKQQRVELEMAINTMSPNYCCSKGEQIALNVDGTTYDETNTYTAKMMDKQTFSSIQATTNTSRYAAAVFRKGELHVTPLTGILQMRPSFSYLDKADNKTREREAANEGGDSSQDEAEEEVKAITVRFARPESEQARQRRIQSYEFLQKKQAEEPWAHLHYHGVRDSRSEHERQYLFCQSVDASQNSELVKTPKEYLAMLMPPLAEEKVVKPVGPSNVLSMAQLRTLPLGDQVKTLMKNVKMMPFANLMGLLASGTDSTAVLRCIQQVALLVQGNWVVKSDVLYPKNTCSPHSGVPAEVLCRGRDFVMWRFTLERSVMRKEITSIIKLPPEDVKEFLEHVAAPRINRGWEFLLPTDSDFIKKHPDVAHRQSMLWLGIQSKLEKVFNFSKEDFMPKNSPQPEPVHVSGEQRLKIAQERANEHRSSLQKDLEAKRAGNGVHIKQEPVQEDEPMDTSSSSSIPNGSVNGYPSSASPGFDHTNGNGATNASSLELQDFVQKTFRKHFVLTLNEFKRLLNLHLASMPVGRSVFHSISDHMLQEAILLSPCRQIMVPFPAQSKAASDEQKVFGLWETGEEFDKHRRLLYDLFTKNYRVRRNIIQARLAQEFEDVSKADIDRLLGECCSSHAGMWYLKGTIQS; encoded by the exons ATGGCCAGTGGGGATGATGATGACCCCATTATAGAAGAG ATTGATGTGTACCTGGCCAAGAGCCTTGCAGAGAAGCTGTATCTGTTCCAG TACCCTGTTCGACCATCCACTATGACATATGATGATGTCAACCACTTAGCAGCGAGGATCAAACCCAAGCAGCAGAGG GTGGAGTTGGAGATGGCCATTAACACAATGAGCCCAAACTACTGTTGCAGCAAAGGAGAGCAGATCGCCCTGAATGTGGACGGCACGACTTATGATGAAACAAACACCTATACAGC aaaaatgatGGATAAACAGACCTTTTCCTCCATCCAGGCCACCACCAACACATCCAGAtatgctgctgctgtgtttcgAAAAG GGGAGCTTCATGTCACTCCTCTGACAGGGATCCTGCAGATGAGGCCGAGCTTCTCATATCTCGACAAGGCGGACAACAAAACCAGAGAGAGGGAGGCGGCTAATGAAG GTGGAGATTCTTCCCAGGATGAAGCTGAGGAGGAAGTCAAAGCCATTACG GTGAGGTTTGCTCGTCCGGAGTCGGAGCAGGCCCGTCAGAGGAGGATTCAGTCCTATGAGTTCCTCCAGAAGAAGCAGGCGGAGGAGCCGTGGGCTCACCTGCATTATCACGGTGTCAGG GACAGTCGGTCAGAGCATGAAAGGCAGTATCTGTTCTGTCAGTCAGTGGATGCCTCGCAGAACTCTGAACTGGTCAAAACTCCCAA GGAGTACCTGGCCATGCTGATGCCTCCTCTAGCAGAGGAAAAAGT tGTGAAGCCTGTTGGTCCCAGTAATGTTCTCTCCATGGCTCAGCTCCGCACTCTGCCACTCGGAGACCAAGTGAAGACTCTGATGAAGAACG TCAAAATGATGCCATTCGCTAACCTGATGGGTCTGCTTGCCTCTGGCACTGACTCCACTGCAGTGCTGCGCTGCATCCAACAGGTGGCACTGCTGGTTCAGGGGAACTGGGTTGTCAAAAG TGATGTTCTGTATCCTAAAAACACCTGCAGTCCTCACAGTGGCGTCCCTGCTGAGGTGCTCTGTCGTGGCAGAGACTTTGTG ATGTGGAGGTTCACTCTGGAGCGCTCTGTGATGAGAAAGGAGATCACCTCCATCATCAAA cttcCTCCGGAGGATGTGAAGGAGTTCCTGGAGCATGTAGCGGCTCCTCGAATCAACCGGGGCTGGGAGTTCCTGCTGCCAACTGACTCAGACTTCATTAAGAAACACCCAGATGTGGCCCACAGGCAGAGCATGCTGTGGCTCGGGATCCAGAGCAA GTTGGAAAAGGTGTTTAACTTCTCAAAAGAAGACTTTATGCCAAAGAATTCCCCCCAACCTG AGCCAGTTCACGTGAGCGGCGAACAGCGTCTAAAGATTGCTCAGGAGCGTGCAAATGAACACCGCTCATCCCTACAAAAAGACCTGGAAGCAAAAAGGGCAGGAAACGGTGTCCATATCAAACAGGAACCAGTTCAGGAAGATGAACCCATGGacacctcttcttcttcttccatcCCAAACGGTTCTGTCAATGGTTACCCCAGTTCCGCCTCCCCTGGTTTTGATCACACTAACGGTAATGGAGCTACTAACGCGTCGTCCCTGGAGCTGCAGGACTTTGTGCAAAAGACTTTCAGGAAGCATTTTGTACTGACACTGAACGAGTTTAAGAGGCTGCTAAACCTCCACCTGGCCTCCATGCCAGTGGGTCGGAGCGTCTTCCACTCAATCTCGGACCACATGCTACAGGAGGCCATACTGCTCAGCCCATGCAGACAGATCATGGTGCCT TTTCCTGCTCAGAGCAAAGCAGCATCAGATGAACAGAAGGTGTTTGGTTTGTGGGAGACCGGAGAAGAATTTGACAAG CACCGTCGGCTGCTCTACGACCTGTTTACGAAAAACTACCGAGTCAGGAGGAACATAATACAGGCCAGACTGGCACAGGAGTTTGAAGACGTTTCGAAGGCAGACATCGACCGGCTGCTCGGT GAGTGCTGCAGCAGCCATGCAGGAATGTGGTACCTCAAAGGAACGATACAGTCGTGA